GGCGCCGCCCCGGTGGCGGCGCGCCTCATCGTACAGCGATCTCGCGAGCGATTCGGCGTCCCCTTCCAGCGCGGCAACCGGCTCGAAGACGCGCCCCGCGGCGTCCTCGGCCTCGGAGATCCCGTCGCTGACCAGGAGGAGCGCGCGGGGTCCGGCGAGCTCGCGGGTCTCCCATCTCCCGGGGCCGGGGCTCCCGAGCACAGGGCCGGTGCGGTCGAGCCGGACGCCGCCGGTCGCCCATCCCGCCGGGTGCCCGGCGTTCGCCCATCGCAGGGCGTCGCGCGCGATCTCGACGGCGATCAGCGAGGCGATCCGGCTCGCCTCCGCGTGGGACTCGAACCACGCCGCGGCCGCGGCGCAGGCCGACGCCGGATCCGACGGTCCCATCCGGAGGCGTTCGCGCAGGCCGGCGGCGAGCAACCCCGCGTCGACGCCCTTGCCTCCCACGTCCCCGACGGCGAGCAGCACCCGCTCGCCGCGCTCGGCGACGACGGCGAAGTCCCCCGACACCTCCCGCGCCGGGCGCGCGAGGACGTGCACGTCGAGCCAGGGCGGAAGGGTCGCGGCGGAGGTCCATCGCTCCTGCAGCGCCCGGGCCGATTCCGCCTCCCGCTGGAGGCGCGGCGAGCTCCCCCGCGCGGCCCGGACCTTGTCGAGGGCCCGCGCCAGGCGGTCGGCGTTCACCGGCTTCAGGAGGTAGTCCTTCGCGTCGCGCTCGAAGGCCTCGAGGGCGAAGCGGTCGTACGCGGTGCAGAAGACGATCGCCGGGCGGGGCGCCGGAAGACGCTCCGCGACCTCGAGGCCGTCGGCCCCGGGCATCTCGATGTCGAGGAAGACCAGGTCGGGAGGGTCGGAGGCGAGGCGCGCGAGCGCGGTGTCGCCGTCCTCGCACTCCCCCACCACGCGGACGTCGGCGTGCGCCGCGAGGAGCAGCTTCAGCCGCTCGCGCGCGGGCGCCTCGTCCTCCACCAGCACCACGCGGATCACGCCGGGATCCTCAGCCGCGCGATCGTGCGCCCCTCCTCGCGGACGAGCGCGAGGGAGGCCGCGTCACCGTAGTGGCCGGCGAGTCGCTCGCGGACGCTTCGCAGACCGAACCCCTCCCCGTCCGCTTCCGACGGCTTCGCGAGGCCGGGTCCGTCGTCGGCGACCTCGACGACGAGCGTTGCGTCCTCGAGCCGCGCCACGACCTCGAGCCGCGCCGGCCCGCGGGTCCGGGCGACCCCGTGCTTGACCGCGTTCTCGACGAGGGTGTGGACGACGAGCGTCGGGACGCGGACCTGCGCCGTCCCCGGCTCCCACGCGACGCTCGCGGTGAGGCGCGCGCCGAATCGCGACTGCTCGATGTCCAGGCACGCGCTCACGAACTCCATCTCCTCGGCGAGCGTCGCGAACTCGTGCTCCGAGCCGCGAAGGACGTACCGAAACACGTCGGCGAGCCGCTCCACCATCCGGTCGGCGTGTTTCGGGTCCTTGTGGATCCACCCGGCGATCGCGTTGAGGGCGTTGAACAGGAAGTGCGGGTTCACCTGGGCACGCAGCGCCCGCAGCTGCGCCCGCCCCGTCTCGAGCTCGAGCTCGCGCCGTCGCGCCTGGAGGGCGAGGTGCTCCTGCATGTAGACGACGACCTCGCCGATCGCGCCGAGGATCTCGAGGTCCTCCGAGAGCCACGTGCTCAGCCCCTCGCGCGAGCCGACCCGGATCGTCCCCTTCCGCCCCGCGCGGTCGCCGAAGGGAACCACCTGCACCACGCGGAACTCCGGCTCGGCGGCCTGCGCGCCGGGGAGCACGACCTGCACGGGGCAGCGGTGCATTTCCCCGAGGACTCGTTCCGCCGCCTCGCGAAGTCCGTCCTCGTCCGAGACCTGCTGCACGGCCCGCAGGACCTGCCGGATCGCCTCCTCGCGGCTGAAGCTCCGACCGAGCCAGGCCTTCTCGAGGAGCTTCAGCACCCTCGCGTTCGCGGCCGGGAGCATGACGAGGATCGGAGAGAGCGCGACTGCCGCCACGACGGGTGCCGCCCACGCGGGCTCGATGCCGCGGGCGATCGGAAGGACCACGATCAGGCCGATCTTCGCGAAGGCGATGGCCACGAGAAGGGACGCCGCCCGCTTGACCACGATGTCGTAGAACTTGAACCGGCTGTCGAGCCACGCCCCGGCGATAAGGAACAGCAGCGGGGTCGCCCGCATCAGCAGCTCGATCACCTCGCCGATCCGCACGACGCCGAGTCCCGCGAGCAGGAGCAGTCCGAACAGCCCCGACATGGCGAGGTAGAGGAACCTCGCGGGCCTGCCGAGCTTCCGACGCGCCTCGGGGGCCGGGTGCGCCCCCTCGACGATCGCAGCGTAGATCCCCGCCGCGGCGATCAATCCCCCGAACGCGACGTTCATCCAGAG
This portion of the Candidatus Polarisedimenticolaceae bacterium genome encodes:
- a CDS encoding fused response regulator/phosphatase, producing MIRVVLVEDEAPARERLKLLLAAHADVRVVGECEDGDTALARLASDPPDLVFLDIEMPGADGLEVAERLPAPRPAIVFCTAYDRFALEAFERDAKDYLLKPVNADRLARALDKVRAARGSSPRLQREAESARALQERWTSAATLPPWLDVHVLARPAREVSGDFAVVAERGERVLLAVGDVGGKGVDAGLLAAGLRERLRMGPSDPASACAAAAAWFESHAEASRIASLIAVEIARDALRWANAGHPAGWATGGVRLDRTGPVLGSPGPGRWETRELAGPRALLLVSDGISEAEDAAGRVFEPVAALEGDAESLARSLYDEARRHRGGAAFDDDVTVLAARVR
- a CDS encoding histidine kinase — protein: MKPIQLVALVVYAFGAFAYATLAWCWFKDTLARRRHHLRPEALRAEDVFTGTMGIVAAVWFVLCLAITLLRGQPGVKLWPIHVAAMVNASVFPPLIALGAWLDARDRAARLGAVLRPSWRRALVGFWISCPLYVTGALLAIFVPEKPSAQAILWMNVAFGGLIAAAGIYAAIVEGAHPAPEARRKLGRPARFLYLAMSGLFGLLLLAGLGVVRIGEVIELLMRATPLLFLIAGAWLDSRFKFYDIVVKRAASLLVAIAFAKIGLIVVLPIARGIEPAWAAPVVAAVALSPILVMLPAANARVLKLLEKAWLGRSFSREEAIRQVLRAVQQVSDEDGLREAAERVLGEMHRCPVQVVLPGAQAAEPEFRVVQVVPFGDRAGRKGTIRVGSREGLSTWLSEDLEILGAIGEVVVYMQEHLALQARRRELELETGRAQLRALRAQVNPHFLFNALNAIAGWIHKDPKHADRMVERLADVFRYVLRGSEHEFATLAEEMEFVSACLDIEQSRFGARLTASVAWEPGTAQVRVPTLVVHTLVENAVKHGVARTRGPARLEVVARLEDATLVVEVADDGPGLAKPSEADGEGFGLRSVRERLAGHYGDAASLALVREEGRTIARLRIPA